ccagacattgctcaagcagtgagagcagttagtcggtatatggtgaatcctggacgagagcattggagcactgttaagaggatccttagatacattaagggtacctcgaatgctgcattatgttatagaggatcggattttacactcaggggctatgtcgattcagattatgcaggtgatcctgataagagaaaatctactactggttatgtgtttacacttgcaggaggtgcagtaagctgggtttcaaaactgcaaatagttgtggcgttatctacaacggaaGCAGAATATAtgacagctactcaagctttcaaggaggcaatatggattaaaaggttattggaggagatcgaacacaaacaagagaatgttcctttgttttgtgacagtcagagtgctttGCACATcacaaggaatccagcctttcagtccaggacgaaacacattggagtacaatttcatttTGTGCGAGAAGTAGTacaagaaggaagcgtggatatgcatcTATAGCGCCATGGGTGCCATAATTTTCTCAGGATACATAGTATATGACACCGATAATCTGATCAAGCGCTACACATATGACGAGTACATCTGGGCATCAGTCACCCTTTATCTCGATGTTCTCAACTTGTTCCTCACTATTCTGAGGATGCTACGACAGGGAGATAACTAAACCTATGTCCGATCCATAATCACACGATGTCTAGTGCACTTATCGCCTCCTTTAACTTGTACAAATACAATTGCATGGAAGTTTATACATCTCCCTTCTCTTCAATACTGTGATGTGCTATGCTGTTGAGCCCTGTACCCAAATTAAGTGTTGTTATGAATAAGTTGTGAGTCAAGTTTCTCAATGATTTTACTCCTGTCTTATTCTACGGCCTAAATTTGTTTCCTTTTTTACGTTGTTCAATTCAATCCATCCCATTCCAGGGTAggctaataataataatctaagAAGTAGTCGTCGTCTGACCAACCAGCTCGGACACCAGACCGCCCGTGCCGGCCCATTCTGTATCGCCCTAAATGGAATCTTGTGCATTCAACCATATAGAGATGGAACTCAATTATTTGATCTGCAGTTGTCTTTCATCATCATTTACTCCAAAATCTAGACAGCATAAGATTTTTAACCACTTCCCCTTATCACATCCCTTACAATCCCCGAAACAACCTTGTTTTATACAAGTAATTTTTTAGTGATTCCCGACGCCGAGATTTTGTCCATTACATCAAAATTGAGAAAGTCTCAGGGCAACATTTGGTTATatattctataatttttttcatctcccgataatataaacaaacaattgtGTTCATGCATTTTATGGTACTCTCAAAAACTCACTCCATTTACTTTATATTGAACTTTTAGTTctctaaatttttattattattatactaaTCTCTTCAtcttaaatataacataatttaataCATCacctaattctaatattttttatatactaaacgctagttaaataaatattaaattaaaaatgtttttgaatCATAGTTTTCTAATGATATTTTTAGTCTATGTGAAATAGTTATAAGCCTATGTATGAATATAGTATATTTAACATAATACTATAATTTCGAACTTTAAATTAtttgtaataatttaaattagaaATCCAATTCTTTTTGACAACTAgagtagaatatatatatatatctgtttTTAAACATAATAGAAGATATATTTCTAGGTGaatataatatacatgtgaaataaaatatatttgctCTAAAATAAGTAAAAGTTTAGaagaataaattattcaaaataattaattatttgtctAACAAATcttacataattaattattaatttattttttctttaattttaagaaTTATCCAGTTAtcgtttaaaattttatagtaAAATATATTCGTATCGTATTATATATAAAACTTGCTCCTCCGGAGCCTACATCGATCCGTGTTGAGTATTCCTCTCCTCTCAAACTTCCATCATCAGTATCTGAATCGAGAATCAAACAGGAAAGCGTAAATGCAGAGTGGTTGCAGCATCCGAGCTTTGTGGATTCTCAACAATCAGGTCACTGTTGTTTTCTCAAGGTAGTGTTTTTCTTACTGTCTCGctttttcttcatattttttgaatttgtgATGTAAAAGATCAAGTGATGAATTCAATGtttcaatattttgaaaataaacaacAGGAAGTTTCCGGTGGTGGAGTGAAGGTGACTCGTGGCATGCGACAGGAAAGTGAAGATAATTTTAAGTATAATTCCTTTCCTTGTGAATCGGAGTTAGCTGCTGCCTTCATTGATCGCAAAAAGAGGTTAATCCGAAACGTTTAGCAGAAATTGATTCTTTCTTTGAACTGTGTACGCAGAAAGTTCTGTTTTTGTTTATTCAATATTTCACattttgtttgaaaataaaGCGAATAACGTTAGTTTTGACCTCGCTCTATTAATCAAGTCTATATTTTGAGGGCGGTGTTTGCTGGAATTGCTGTAGTTATGAGTTTTCACATACTCGAGTTGTCTATATTTGTTAACCAGCAAAGTAtctctttctttttattttcctactgtAAAAAGTTCAAACCATCACATTTCACCATTGATCTGAATCAAATAGTCTGGTGGACTGCCATAGAGCGTGTGCAGCACTTCTGTGGAAGGACGGAGTGTTAGACTATATCTTGAcagtttcttttgtttgtttaaAGCCTTAGTAATCCGGCTCTTGTGGTAATTAGGAAGTATCACGAATATCAAAATAAGTATTATATGTTAGAACTTTGACCATTTGGGAACATGTGGATGTATGGTTTTAGTTATCTTGTGTTTCTAATTATACTGGGGTGGTGGTTGTATAAGCACTCTCATGTCACTCGCAAGCACAAgttatgtatatattatatcaGTATATTGTGTCCTGATTTTGCATTGAAAGCGTTCCTgacttatttttaaattatttaactattaTTGCTATGTTATTCTGCATTAGTGGCCTGTCATTGTTGGTAACAAGAAAATTTGTGTTATTCTTTTATGGtggttaattaattttttagggGAAGATATGGTAGCAAGAAGTCATCATTCCATCATGATAACTAGTAATAAGATCTATTTGGATTGTCATTTTATTCAATTTGGCTTACAGATCAACTTTACATTCcttaaatttgtgtgtgatgtgTTATTTACTTTTCAGTTTGTTAGTTGGAGTTGAACTCATCCagttgaatttcttgtgatccTTTTGGCGGTGGTTAGGCATTGGCCATAGAATATATGGCTGTAGTTATTTTTTTCAGTATGaggttatatttttcaatttcttaTTGATATCATACATGTGATGTATTATGTAAGTACTTGGGCATATTAGCATTTCATAActgattgaataaataaattcagGGAGGGGTCTGCTCGTGGATTCGGTCTTCGTTTAAGACAGTTTACTAAAGGATCAGATTCATGGGTTGATGATCCAATTACTCGTTACATAACTAGCTTGCATATCAATAATGAAGAGAAATCGGATATTTATCTCTTGTGGCCTCTGGTCTTACAATTGAAAGGTCCATATACTGTACTTGTTTTGCCTCTGATTGAGCCTCATCATTTGAAGACCTATTCAAGAATGTGCAATAGTTCTGACCGTGGGAGTGC
This window of the Primulina huaijiensis isolate GDHJ02 unplaced genomic scaffold, ASM1229523v2 scaffold42415, whole genome shotgun sequence genome carries:
- the LOC140969605 gene encoding AP-5 complex subunit mu-like, whose product is MYSSPLKLPSSVSESRIKQESVNAEWLQHPSFVDSQQSGHCCFLKEVSGGGVKVTRGMRQESEDNFKYNSFPCESELAAAFIDRKKREGSARGFGLRLRQFTKGSDSWVDDPITRYITSLHINNEEKSDIYLLWPLVLQLKGPYTVLVLPLIEPHHLKTYSRMCNSSDRGSAIREQENIS